One window of Triplophysa rosa linkage group LG8, Trosa_1v2, whole genome shotgun sequence genomic DNA carries:
- the twist1b gene encoding twist-related protein 1b gives MPEEAARDSSSSPVSPADSLSNSDGEHDRPPKRCARKRRSSRKNGEDSDSSTLGKKGKKSSNSSSSPQSFEDLQTQRVMANVRERQRTQSLNDAFASLRKIIPTLPSDKLSKIQTLKLASRYIDFLCQVLQSDELDSKMASCSYVAHERLSYAFSVWRMEGAWSMSASH, from the coding sequence ATGCCCGAAGAAGCCGCGCGAGACTCCTCCAGCTCCCCGGTATCTCCAGCGGACAGCCTCAGCAACAGCGACGGAGAGCACGACAGGCCACCGAAAAGGTGCGCGAGGAAAAGACGGTCGAGCAGGAAAAACGGGGAGGATTCCGATAGCTCGACCCTTGGGAAAAAGGGGAAGAAGTCCAGCAATAGCAGCAGCAGTCCTCAGTCGTTTGAAGACCTGCAGACTCAGCGTGTGATGGCGAACGTGCGCGAGCGACAGAGAACACAGTCGCTAAACGATGCGTTTGCATCGTTGCGCAAAATCATCCCCACCTTACCGTCCGATAAACTGAGCAAAATACAGACGCTCAAACTCGCCTCCAGGTACATCGATTTCCTCTGTCAGGTTTTACAGAGTGACGAGTTGGACTCCAAGATGGCAAGCTGTAGTTATGTTGCTCACGAGCGCTTGAGTTACGCGTTCTCGGTTTGGAGGATGGAGGGCGCCTGGTCCATGTCTGCATCTCACTAG